TGCCGCCACCTACGATATGGAGGTCGCGTCCGAGGAGTTCATTACGGATAACCCCGACGTGATGAGGATTTGGACGGCCGTGGAGGATTACGCGGCGGGCCTGATCTCCGAGGATCCCGACGGCTCGGCCGAGATGATTTCGTCGCAGTTGGGCAACGATCCCGACGATGTCGCGGCGCAGCTTGAAGGCTACACCTATCCCCGTGCCGCCGAGCAAAGCGAGCTGTTCCATGGAGACCTGCCGGGCACGCTCAAAGACACCGCGGAGTTCCTTAAAACGCAGAACAGCCTCGACGCGGTGAACGACGATTACGCCGACGCTCTGTACACCGACGCGATAGACGCGGTCGCCGGGGAATAAGCACATCCATACATCCGCATAATCAGCTTATGAAGGAGCCTACGATGGCCAAGCACGACATGACCTGGGACGAGCAGGTCGAGAAGCAGTCCATGGACGCCAGAGGCGTGGCGGTTGACATCCGCGGCGTCAACAAGCGGTTCACCACATTGGAGGGCAACGAGGTCACCGCTTTGCATGACATCAATCTGACCATCAACAAACACGATTTCATCTGCGTGGTTGGACGGTCCGGCTGCGGCAAAACGACACTGCTCAACATGCTGTCGGGTTTCGAAAAACCCTCCGACGGCGAGGTGGTGGCCGACGGGCGCGTCATCGACGGCCCAAGTCCGCGACGCGGGGTGGTGTTCCAGAAACCGCCGCTGTACCCATGGCTCACCGTGCGCGGCAACGTCGAATTCGGCATGCGCATGCAGGGCGTCGCATCCCGGGAGCGCAAGGAAATCGCCGAGCGCTATCTGGAGATGGTCGGACTCAAGGACGCGGGCGACCGCCGCCCATACGAGCTGTCGGGCGGTATGCAGCAGCGCGCGCAGATCGCCCGCGTGCTGGCGTGCGACCCGGATCTGATCCTTATGGACGAACCGTACGGCGCCCTTGACGCATTGACCCGGGAGCGGCTGCAGAACGAGTTGCTGCGCATCTGGTTCGAGAAGAGGAAAACCGTGTTCTTCATCACGCACAGCGTCGACGAGGCGATCTTCCTCGCAACCCGCGTCATTGTGATGAGCGCGCATCCCGGCACCGTAAAAATGGATATCCCGATCTCCATCCCCCGCGACCCGGCAGATCCCGACAATATGGACAAGGTTCGGGCCGATCCTCGCTTCGCCGAATTGCGCGACATGATCACCGCGGCCATCTACGAGCAGGACGACCAGGACGAGTGACGCGCAGCCGGCGCGGAATTATATTGTCAAGTACTTGACAGTTGCGATACCGTATTGTAGCGTTGCGATTGTCAAGTACTTTACAAATCCTTGCGGAACTTGAGCCCCGCAAGCGGAAAGGCCGGCGATCACCATGTCGGAGCAAACGAAAACCCGCATCACCGAACAGCTGCGCGACCTCGGCGTCATCATCGCCCGATCGCATTTCCAAGTCGGCCGCACCAGACGCGACGACGGCGCCACGATACGGCCCGTCGTCCGCAGAAGCGACCGCGCCCCGCAGCCGAGCGAAACCCGCATCTCCCACAATCCTGAAGACGCCCCTGCGACGAACGCCGTCCGCAGCGAATCCGCAGACGGCACAAACGACACAAACGACACAAACGACGCATCCAAGCCCACAGGCACCGTCGCCCCGGACACAACCTTCATACCCCCGGATACCCCCGGCGACGGATCCACCCTCCACGGGCAGGGGCGTGTGCTCACCATGCTCACGCTCAAAGACCAGATCAGCCAGCGCGACCTCACCACCATCCTCGGCATGAGCCGCCAGGCCGTCGGCGAACTGCTGTCCAAACTCGAGCAGAAGGGCTATATCACGCGCCGCCCCGCCACGCAGGACCGCCGCGTGATGATGGTGCATCTGACCGACGAGGGCCACGCCGCCGCCGACCATCTGCGCCGCCGCACGCATATCAGCACCGACCTGCTCGATTGCCTGACCGATGACGAACTCGACACGCTCAGCGGCTATCTGGACCGCATCATCACCCATGCCGAAAGCCGCTTCCCCCAGGACGACCTCATCG
Above is a window of Bifidobacterium eulemuris DNA encoding:
- a CDS encoding ABC transporter ATP-binding protein — encoded protein: MAKHDMTWDEQVEKQSMDARGVAVDIRGVNKRFTTLEGNEVTALHDINLTINKHDFICVVGRSGCGKTTLLNMLSGFEKPSDGEVVADGRVIDGPSPRRGVVFQKPPLYPWLTVRGNVEFGMRMQGVASRERKEIAERYLEMVGLKDAGDRRPYELSGGMQQRAQIARVLACDPDLILMDEPYGALDALTRERLQNELLRIWFEKRKTVFFITHSVDEAIFLATRVIVMSAHPGTVKMDIPISIPRDPADPDNMDKVRADPRFAELRDMITAAIYEQDDQDE
- a CDS encoding MarR family winged helix-turn-helix transcriptional regulator, which encodes MSEQTKTRITEQLRDLGVIIARSHFQVGRTRRDDGATIRPVVRRSDRAPQPSETRISHNPEDAPATNAVRSESADGTNDTNDTNDASKPTGTVAPDTTFIPPDTPGDGSTLHGQGRVLTMLTLKDQISQRDLTTILGMSRQAVGELLSKLEQKGYITRRPATQDRRVMMVHLTDEGHAAADHLRRRTHISTDLLDCLTDDELDTLSGYLDRIITHAESRFPQDDLIERRRLMRKAMAEFRNASRLPEDDIQEDA